The sequence below is a genomic window from Ignavibacteriales bacterium.
AATGTCCGCCCCCGCCGTTACCGCGGTACGAGTTGATGGCGGCTTTATAAATTTTGTTTTCGTCAAATGATGAACCGTCACTCATTGAAATTATATTCACTTTTTCGCCGAATGGTTTTGTAACATCAACTGTATAGTTAATTCCCGCCGCTGATGAAAAGTTGTAATAAGGATTTGTAAGATGTGTTCGGTCATTAGTCATAACTACATTGCCGTCTTTATCTTTATTGAATTTAAGCAGGTGATCGTTCTCATCTTTCATTGTGTTGCTCCAGAGATCATAAGAGTATTCGAGATAATCTTTAATTTCTTTTCCGCTTAAACTCATTGTATAAAGATAGTTTTCATACTTGTAAAGGTTGAACATATCTTTAACATAAATATCACCTTCTTTAATCTGTGCATTAAATGAAAGCGGTGAAGCGAAAGAGACATCAGCTCCGGAAATCTCAAGCTGAATACGGTGAATCAAACCAATGAACGGAGAATCGCCGAAATATGTTTCGCGGGTTGAAATTGTTTCTGTAAATGAACCGATGGGGCGTAAAACATATTCCTTTATTTCATCGTAGGCTGATGAAAATGTTTTTATAAACTCAGGGTCAGCGGGATAATTTTTTGTATCGATTAAACTTCCTTCAATTTTTTTATCCCATTTTTTTGTTGAAGAATTAAATTCAAAAAGAACATCAGCGCAGGCAACATTTATCGCATCGCTTTTAGTTCCTGCAATAAGCACACTGTCGCCGTCTACATTCGTGACTTTGAAGTTCCATCCTTTGTGATCGTGACCAACAAAGACAATATCAAATCCCGGCACCTGTTCAGCAACGAGTCTTGCTGCATTTTCATTTTTAGGTTCGCTGCAGTCCTGGTTGTTGTACTCGCACTCAACACCTGAATGAAAGAGTCCGACAATTAAATCAGGATTTTCTTTTTCTTTGATTGTTCTTATCCATTTATGAGCAGTCTGAATCATATCTTCAAATTCAATTCCTTCCCATATCTGCGGTGGAAGCCAGTTGGGAATTCCGGGTGTTATCATTCCAAGTACTGCAATTTTTATTTTATCTTTTTGAATTATTGAATAAGGCGGGAAGTATGTTTCGCCGTTATCTGTCCTTATAGAATTTGCTGAGAGCCATGGAAAATCAAACTCCGAATTTATTCTGTCATAAACTGAATGACCGGTTTCAATATCGTGATTGCCAATCGCCGCAGCATCATACTTCATGTAGTTCATTACATCGGCGAGCAAGTGAGTAACGCTGGTTTTTTCAAAGTTGTAGTAATACACCGCGGGCTGTCCCTGCAGAAGATCCCCGTTATCAAGAAGAATTGTATGCCGGTCTTTTTTATTTCTTTCCTGTTCAACAATTGTATGAACCTGCGCCATTGAGGTCTGCAATGGTTTATTGTTTTTAAAATCGAAAGGAAAGATGACGCCGTGAATATCACTTGTTTCAAAAATTTTTATTCTTACCTGTTGAGCAAAAGCGGCGGCTGAAATAAAAATAAAAAAGGTGTAAAGCAAAATGTATTTACGGCTCATGACATTCTTCATTTAATAATTGATGCCGAAAGTTAATTATTCTTCAGGATATCCGGCATTAAAATATTGTTATAAAAATATACTAGTATTCCCTTAACCAGTAAACCGGATTATATAACAGGATGGAAAAAAGAGAAGGGAGTAATATTATGTTCTTCTTGACCTGGCTAAAGCCACATCAATTACTCTTCCCTTAATTTCTTTTTTGTTGAGTGCGGTGATTGCTGTTTCTGCATCGGAGTGGTGTTCCATCTCCACAAATCCGTAACCTTTTGATCTTCCGGTTTGACGGTTTACCACAATTTTTGCAGCTCCAACTTTACCGTACTCTTCAAAAACAGATTTTAACTCCTTGTCATCCATTGACCAGGGGAGGCCTCCCACAAAAATTTTCGTGCTCACGTGAACTTCCTTCGACAGTAATTATGAGTAATTCAGGAACAAAAAAATTTATCTGTCTAAACTATAAAGTAATTAATTGATTTAGTCAAATCTCTGCAGAAAGTTTGAATAAATTTTAGAAAGCTTTTAATTATTCTTTCGCCGACAGTTATTTTATTAATACAAAGCAGCAGATGTTTTTTGTTCCGTCATTACAAACAGTCTTTTTGAGCAGTCAGTTCCGCTTGATTAAATAATTTTATAACTGGTTAAAAAGTGTTGAATGAATCAACAATCAATGGGAA
It includes:
- a CDS encoding bifunctional metallophosphatase/5'-nucleotidase, whose translation is MSRKYILLYTFFIFISAAAFAQQVRIKIFETSDIHGVIFPFDFKNNKPLQTSMAQVHTIVEQERNKKDRHTILLDNGDLLQGQPAVYYYNFEKTSVTHLLADVMNYMKYDAAAIGNHDIETGHSVYDRINSEFDFPWLSANSIRTDNGETYFPPYSIIQKDKIKIAVLGMITPGIPNWLPPQIWEGIEFEDMIQTAHKWIRTIKEKENPDLIVGLFHSGVECEYNNQDCSEPKNENAARLVAEQVPGFDIVFVGHDHKGWNFKVTNVDGDSVLIAGTKSDAINVACADVLFEFNSSTKKWDKKIEGSLIDTKNYPADPEFIKTFSSAYDEIKEYVLRPIGSFTETISTRETYFGDSPFIGLIHRIQLEISGADVSFASPLSFNAQIKEGDIYVKDMFNLYKYENYLYTMSLSGKEIKDYLEYSYDLWSNTMKDENDHLLKFNKDKDGNVVMTNDRTHLTNPYYNFSSAAGINYTVDVTKPFGEKVNIISMSDGSSFDENKIYKAAINSYRGNGGGGHLTSGAKIPKEELSKRIITSTEKDLRYYMMKWIENKKIVSPSKTGNWKFIPEEIVAPAIERDYKLLFP
- a CDS encoding RNA-binding protein translates to MSTKIFVGGLPWSMDDKELKSVFEEYGKVGAAKIVVNRQTGRSKGYGFVEMEHHSDAETAITALNKKEIKGRVIDVALARSRRT